In Deltaproteobacteria bacterium CG2_30_66_27, the genomic window GGCGTGGAGAAGGAGATGCGCCGGGCCCTGCCCGTCCAGGCGGGGCTGACATTGCTGGCCGGCCTCCTCTGGATCGGGGGAGCGTTTTTCCATTGATACCGGGCGGGGGGGAAATCGTAATGGACGGGTTTCGATATCTGGACGGCGTGTCTACCGTGCGGCTTGCCGACGCCGCCTGCATCGGGTGCGGGATGTGCGAAGAGGTGTGTCCTCACGGGGTTTTCGCGCTGACGGATCGGAAGGCGAAAATCCTCGACCGCGACGCCTGCATGGAGTGTGGAGCGTGCGCGATGAATTGTCCGACGAAGGCGATCTCGGTGAATCCTGGCGTGGGGTGCGCCGCCGCGATCCTGAACGGGTGGATTTCCGGTTCGAAGCCTTCCTGCGGCTGCGGCGGGTGAGGCACACCGGACCGGGCGTCGCACCTCTACCAGGCTACTTCGCTTCTTCTCCGGCCGCGCTTCCCCACAGCTCCTTTAGCCGCCGGTCCCGGCCGCACCCGGTCCTGTAATACCGGTAACGGATCGGGTTCTTCTTGTAGTAGTGCTGATGATACTCCTCCGCGGGGTAGAATTCCCCGGCGGGGACGATCCCGGTCACGACCTGCTCCTTGAACGGCTTGTTCCTTTCGAGCGCCGCCTTCGATCGCACCGCCGCCTGGCGCTGATCCTCCGTGTGGTAGAAGATCGCCGACCGGTACTGGTTTCCCGTATCGCAGAACTGTCGGTCCACCGTGGTCGGATCGATGTTGCGCCAGTAGATGTCGAGAAGTTTCGAGTAGGCTGTTTTGGAAGGGTCGAATACGATCTGCACCGCCTCCGCGTGGCCGGTCCCGCCCGCCGAAACCTCCTGATAGGTCGGATTCTTCTTCTGTCCTCCCGTGTACCCGGCGGTAACCGACACAACGCCGGGCAGCGCATCGAAGGGGTGCTCCATGCACCAGAAACAGCCCCCCGAAAAGGTCGCTTTTTCGTGTTTGGTCGCGGCCGTTACCGTCCCGGCCGCGATGAGCGTCAAGGGAAGCGCCAGCATGCCGAGAAGAAAAGTTTTCATGGGAGCCCCCTTCCCGAGGACCGGATCATTTCGTCGTGGCCGTGAACTGCAGCGCCGCCGAGTTCATGCAGTACCGCTTCCCGGTCGGCTTCGGCCCGTCGTCGAACACGTGGCCAAGGTGTCCCCCGCACCGTGGGCAGATCACCTCGGTCCGCTGCGAGAAGAAACTGTTGTCGGGGCGTGTGCTTATGTTCGAAGCGGCGATCGGCGCAGTGAAACTCGGCCATCCGGTACCGGAGTCGTATTTCTCTTCGGAACGGTACAATTCGAGCCCGCAGGCGGCGCAGCGGTAGACGCCGTGCTCATGGTGCTTGTCATACTTTCCGCTGAAGGCCCGCTCCGTCCCCTTCTCCCGGAGTATATGGTACTGCTCGGGCGTCAGCACTTTCTTCCACTCTTCGTTCGTTTTCACAACGGTCTGCGTCATGACGTAGTTCCCCTTTTCAACGGAATACACCCTGATCTCCGCTGCAGCGGACCCGTCTGTGGCTCCGGCCTGAATCGCAAGGGGCCCCGAAACAGCGACTCCTCCGGCGAGTATCCCGGGAAGCGTCGCGCCCACCGCGACACCGGCCGCCGCTCCCATCATCCGAAGAAAATCCCTGCGTGTGGCCCTGGATCGCACGTTGCGTCCCTCCCTTACCGATAAGATGCACGGTTCTTCCCCTGGATGCCGATCCTTCCACTTCGGAGGCAATGGCCTCTGCCCGTCCACGAACCGATTCCAGGCACTTTCTCTCGATAAATGTAAGGATGCCGTGCCTCCGCGACAAGGTTACGGGGTTGACAGGTCCTGGGCACCGTGTGTTAATCAAGACCGGTCGGTATCCTTCGGGGCGGCTGATGCGTCGGAAGACCCCGGGATACCCAGGAGGAGCCATGATA contains:
- a CDS encoding peptide-methionine (S)-S-oxide reductase, with product MKTFLLGMLALPLTLIAAGTVTAATKHEKATFSGGCFWCMEHPFDALPGVVSVTAGYTGGQKKNPTYQEVSAGGTGHAEAVQIVFDPSKTAYSKLLDIYWRNIDPTTVDRQFCDTGNQYRSAIFYHTEDQRQAAVRSKAALERNKPFKEQVVTGIVPAGEFYPAEEYHQHYYKKNPIRYRYYRTGCGRDRRLKELWGSAAGEEAK
- a CDS encoding ferredoxin, which produces MDGFRYLDGVSTVRLADAACIGCGMCEEVCPHGVFALTDRKAKILDRDACMECGACAMNCPTKAISVNPGVGCAAAILNGWISGSKPSCGCGG
- a CDS encoding peptide-methionine (R)-S-oxide reductase, with amino-acid sequence MGATLPGILAGGVAVSGPLAIQAGATDGSAAAEIRVYSVEKGNYVMTQTVVKTNEEWKKVLTPEQYHILREKGTERAFSGKYDKHHEHGVYRCAACGLELYRSEEKYDSGTGWPSFTAPIAASNISTRPDNSFFSQRTEVICPRCGGHLGHVFDDGPKPTGKRYCMNSAALQFTATTK